In Neospora caninum Liverpool complete genome, chromosome II, the following are encoded in one genomic region:
- a CDS encoding gd15873, related, with amino-acid sequence MRTDSSPRGPSSMDASLEGNPLEEATSRKSAPQKKRRLDNGKGTSASSSLSASSSLTAPSLLATQRKKREPGIVYISRIPPRMNRAALRRYFDRFGQLGRLHIQDDGAGDQRRNRRSPSSQSKSASSAVATEGWLEFLDKRVARRVAGFLNGQPIGGTKRKSRWREDLWCLTYLKGFSWQQLIEEKVYKRRVREARLNAALNEVKRQNSLYLELVDEQKRFLKMEEKRAGKRKDREDKEDLGEAESHSLDGENEATEGREEKGKQLKKKTPRGHNPEKRTAHPQASLKTGGVLGKAKDGPSGRNSGGTKESMARGERAQVPKTGTRAISDAVLDQFVM; translated from the coding sequence ATGCGTACAGACAGCTCCCCGCGCGGACCCTCGTCCATGGATGCCTCCTTGGAGGGGAATCCGTTGGAGGAGGCGACTTCACGGAAAAGTGCTccacagaagaaacggcgTCTCGATAATGGGAAGGGgacttctgcgtcttcttcgttgtctgcgtcttcttccctaACTGCTCCGTCTTTGCTTGCCACCcagcggaagaaacgcgaaccAGGAATTGTGTATATCTCACGAATTCCTCCTCGGATGAACCGTGCAGCGCTTCGTCGCTACTTTGATCGCTTCGGCCAGCTGGGGCGACTCCACATACAGGACGACGGCGCCGGGGATCAGCGCCGCAATCgccgttcgccttcttctcagTCGAAATCCGCATCCTCTGCTGTCGCGACAGAGGGCTGGCTAGAGTTTCTCGATAAGCGTGTGGCCCGTCGTGTGGCGGGCTTTTTGAATGGGCAGCCGATCGGAGGAACGAAGCGAAAGAGCCGGTGGCGAGAAGATCTCTGGTGTCTGACGTACCTCAAAGGCTTTTCATGGCAACAGCTCATCGAGGAGAAAGTGTACAAACGTCGCGTTCGCGAAGCTCGACTTAATGCCGCGCTCAACGAGGTGAAGCGCCAGAACTCGCTGTACCTGGAGTTAGTCGACGAGCAAAAGAGATTCTTGAAAatggaagagaaacgggccGGCAAAAGGAAAGACCGGGAAGATAAGGAAGACCTCGGTGAGGCTGAGAGTCACTCTTTGGACGGCGAAAATGAAGCcacagagggaagagaagaaaagggaaagcagctgaagaagaaaacgcctcgTGGGCACAATCCAGAAAAACGAACGGCTCATCCACAAGCTTCACTTAAAACCGGCGGTGTCTTGGGAAAGGCAAAAGATGGCCCCTCTGGCCGAAACTCAGGCGGCACGAAAGAGTCTatggcgagaggagagcgggCACAGGTACCAAAAACTGGAACCCGGGCCATTAGCGATGCTGTTCTTGATCAGTTCGTTATGTGA
- a CDS encoding putative ftsJ-like methyltransferase domain-containing protein: MRASGRSHWDTDGHAGRQKGEGRVTPVRRSVDFERTGLGRVDCALLRAEAEDQARLPGTHLEDECRGLRQREGLAPESFSPASESNRGSDRCRTASRWHPDNPYAAGFPGPQSDVCLPFSTPESQHEPTQLKTEGDECNLTRLEAFYGISSSPWRATLISENEGNTFTASVPGCTQKPFCNETSVFAGNTKPSPRDGGDGYVRSSPGLKGASCAALSLERFATRGNRANDRARPSVISVRPNFLASQAEHWTGSNAAEWGGDLRSKGEREEEEANAARREMMEQMLRMEENDPGMAVGDERAQLLHRLLIVPQLEFFKIRVGAAPVPRLTSEATEGSFLGRNEPTGRGVFPVSDGGRGKATPGSEDPPARSNSQREGDRRTPQDDAKNNEKTDCSPAVPVTGAGRRSEKAGPNQDGQESEAILRATHGVFSRTESSAGPASAAVGEQEDRPKAGPAAIDGPKSCEKRAKREGCGASFGVFKADRNPEAGSEPNENRGVPMQVGASTDSCRFLSGTFCDADAVRSLWTKKTRLDSIFDEELGDEAGKELGGRGDKAQAERDSIVAIKQETEKAKREDDSGNVVFASELMTNGVECRQPQETCSHGSPETRGGDSTRKDKDEKDHELSASLERGQIGAGPGEELQALQIEKVLLSTHGDSVRLPVGSGPFGGSSRGEKGKSSFVRQQKVSCSIEGEGETCRSPRVSSENEENLRVFVDICGGPGAWSLFLLKPIKGQAGPVLQGSAESILRPAMPPLLYAPAEEELEANSLERGGKVSVDDRVRSVGAAGAFHGDAKNGVGKTKDGTATEQREDARASTTSESLSDFPCAPVVCGFGMTLATGAADGDRRKARTLWYPHLAGNPRWKALWGADGTGNVYRGKNLAHGKAAVSRWVAEAAKQFQKKGVRGDHRGSFGDSASVTETKRSGSAATGSMETEALLRRADARKDACSGTPVDATAHMGGTGLADAPETELKAATVSERNSFVADRAGESGKESEQPGSQLWSQESLSTSASSDTFLEGSHVSAPKADVPPLPRPDTAWLQAAGAQGSTEAATKETAFLGRGDKNSGEARKGGTDTRDTPDTQDAETYQGVPHVCLVVADGGFHLAIDEKTGRHIENYQELLCARLLLSELLFALMLLEEGGNFVCKIFDTFTHFTASLVYIVARLFEDCAIIKPIRSRAANSERYLVGLRLKRRSSAEFRSLFDVVRSVHGMWERHGEVREKLAEDESPDSLVPVDVLTSDEAFVESLGNACRFLCKKQTLALDLIYRKYVELKASLQISAVLKPSADGLFRLPRLVASRRPPLPFSGGSTGSGEPASRNPRECPSEKSVSSAQVAVRWGSAPSQTAHSPCAGGSLVASSEGLGGAFAWWGGQPQNSGDSGRESGQRGVPSGVWRTQKSRACAEAFESWETPRDRREGLLSRPEGWLGHESSGGSRWRSSPVGCCSGEETDRESSSGAGEDADACAYADVRSASRRGAHVKEEESSTSGGSASAVSGGAREAEAGKEAEEGKMKTPEELYEERMKQLQSHHERRLRHKAGLASSGRRGGRNGPREAPRESRDLPPFNCQGQSSCFAEFPGNSLEANLLSLPFAKGGALHNPISAPAQRGVRTGGEGVEERKEAGAHFGSFQRQSGTRRSPGSPLVAMHSEELCPPVGSSEGGVSRTGGSVFVDGSPKQETDLFSHPFQASSSLQPQFSARPLGIPQLHAHRPNPETMASSVANLLSAYGSGSSSPLQGQAPVASSSESRQSLPATLFAPSASLTISSAQLPHTFPVNLAAALLTRAPVPEGKICAPSCSPSDGQCNPAAAHGLAQGPFPDLEMDAAKDGTAVTRNHFRSPSAAANLAAQILMTPKRQPEAAAGRETAKANSGQMHACAPCQGNVLAENTVVQGLAGITGQRGLCGGISDREASDEKEARGRAAQDAHGMQQSPEPVKVSPGGVDYRTQVQLLLEHSRLLLGDGGGFKPSAAAAFKSNNRFNSLTGIETPGPLLAFHDPPSEALSPFIQSTSGEREGGKAGAAQQDRAIPSKIAETIAQKAPVRPEEASAGGPAPSEAASGEVARKAEFSGEKNSANSLVMKIFRVETRRAEQTGRMVTQQREGEGGKEGGIVKAVEERGEGVDEAVFGK, translated from the exons ATGCGTGCGAGTGGCCGTAGCCACTGGGACACCGACGGACACGCCGGCCGCCAGAAAGGGGAAGGGCGTGTCACGCCTGTCAGAAGAAGCGTTGACTTCGAGCGTACCGGCCTAGGTCGTGTAGACTGCGCACTGTTGAGGGCTGAGGCAGAGGATCAGGCGAGACTGCCTGGAACTCACCTTGAAGACGAGTGTCGTGGGCTTcggcaaagagaaggactGGCTCCCGAGAGCTTTTCCCCTGCTTCAGAATCAAACAGGGGCAGTGATCGCTGTCGCACTGCCTCCAGGTGGCATCCCGATAATCCGTACGCCGCTGGATTTCCAGGGCCTCAGTCGGACGTGTGCTTGCCATTTTCCACTCCAGAGTCCCAACATGAACCCACACAACTGAAGACCGAAGGTGATGAGTGTAACCTGACTCGTCTGGAGGCGTTTTACGGCATatcctcgtctccctggcGCGCCACGCTCATCTCTGAGAATGAGGGAAATACGTTCACTGCGTCGGTTCCCGGCTGTACTCAAAAGCCGTTCTGTAACGAGACGTCCGTGTTCGCTGGCAATACCAAGCCAAGCCCGCgggacggcggagacggatACGTACGAAGTTCTCCAGGCTTGAAAGGCGCATCTTGTGCGGCATTGTCGCTGGAACGCTTTGCAACGCGAGGGAATAGAGCGAATGACCGAGCTCGGCCTTCCGTTATCTCCGTTCGTCCGAACTTTCTGGCGAGTCAGGCGGAGCACTGGACAGGGAGCAACGCGGCTGAGTGGGGTGGAGACCTCAGGAGCaagggcgagagggaagaagaggaggcaaaTGCCGCACGAAGAGAAATGATGGAGCAGATGCTCCGAATGGAGGAAAACGACCCTGGCATGGCTGTCGGAGACGAGCGCGCGCAGCTGCTTCACCGCCTGCTAATTGTTCCTCAGCTGGAGTTTTTCAAAATTCGAGTGGGAGCGGCGCCAGTGCCGCGTTTGACGtcggaagcgacagaagggAGCTTTctgggaagaaacgaaccAACAGGGCGCGGTGTGTTTCCTGTGAGCGACGGAGGAcgcgggaaggcgacgcctgGTTCTGAGGATCCACCGGCGCGAAGCAACAgtcagagagaaggcgaccgACGGACCCCTCAAGACGATGCGAAGAACAACGAGAAGACTGACTGCAGCCCCGCGGTGCCGGTCACAGGAGCTGGCAGGAGATCTGAGAAGGCGGGTCCAAACCAAGACGGCCAGGAGAGCGAGGCTATCCTTCGAGCTACCCACGGAGTCTTTTCTCGGACAGAGTCCTCAGCTGggcctgcctccgccgcagTGGGGGAACAAGAAGACAGGCCGAAGGCCGGACCGGCTGCAATTGACGGACCGAAGAGCtgtgagaagagagcgaaacgcgaaggcTGTGGAGCTTCGTTCGGCGTCTTCAAAGCCGATAGAAACCCGGAGGCAGGATCCGAACCTAATGAGAACAGGGGAGTCCCTATGCAAGTTGGCGCCTCCACAGATTCCTGCCGGTTCCTCTCCGGTACCTTCTGCGACGCCGACGCTGTGCGCTCGCTCTGgacaaagaaaacgcgatTGGATTCAATTTTCGACGAAGAACTCG gcgacgaggcagggaaggagctcggaggccgcggagacaaggcgcaagcagagagagacagtaTCGTGGCAATCaagcaggaaacggaaaaggcgaaacgaGAGGACGACAGTGGAAATGTGGTTTTCGCTTCTGAACTAATGACTAACGGCGTAGAGTGCCGTCAACCCCAGGAGACGTGTTCACACGGGTCTCCCGAGACCCGCGGAGGCGATTCAACACGTAAGgacaaggacgagaaggaccACGAGTTGAGCGCGTCTCTAGAAAGGGGCCAGATAGGTGCTGGGCCTGGAGAAGAGCTGCAGGCGCTTCAAATCGAAAAGGTTCTTCTGTCGACACATGGGGACAGTGTTCGACTGCCGGTTGGGTCAGGGCCGTTTGGTGGCTCATctcgcggcgagaaggggaaaagctCCTTTGTGCGTCAGCAGAAAGTTTCGTGCTCCatagagggagaaggagagacttGTCGAAGCCCGCGCGTTTCGTCtgagaacgaggaaaacctccgcgtttttgtcgACATCTGTGGGGGACCCGGGGCTTGGAGCCTTTTCCTGCTGAAGCCCATCAAGGGGCAGGCAGGCCCTGTCCTGCAAGGAAGTGCGGAATCGATTTTGCGGCCTGCGatgcctcctcttctctacgctccggcggaagaagaattGGAAGCGAACAGTTTGGAGCGTGGAGGGAAGGTGTCCGTGGACGACCGGGTGCGGAGTGTTGGGGCCGCAGGCGCATTCCATGGCGATGCCAAAAACGGAgtggggaagacgaaagatgGCACCGCAACAGAACaaagggaagacgcgcgagccTCCACGACATCCGAGTCGCTCTCGGATTTTCCATGTGCCCCCGTAGTATGTGGATTTGGCATGACGCTCGCAACCGGCGCAGCCGACGGAGACCGCCGGAAGGCTCGGACACTGTGGTACCCGCATCTTGCTGGGAACCCTCGATGGAAAG CGCTGTGGGGAGCGGATGGAACTGGGAATGTGTACAGGGGGAAGAATCTCGCTCACGGCAAGGCCGCAGTTTCCAGGTGGGTCGCCGAAGCCGCGAAACAGTTTCAGAAGAAGGGAGTCCGCGGGGACCATCGCGGGAGCTTCGGCGATTCCGCATCGGtgacggagacaaaacgctCCGGCTCGGCGGCCACAGGAAGCATGGAGACCGAGGCGCTTCTGAGGCGAGCAGACGCGCGCAAGGATGCGTGCTCAGGGACACCTGTGGATGCGACGGCACACATGGGGGGAACTGGGCTCGCAGACGCCCCTGAGACAGAACTGAAAGCCGCGACTGTCTCGGAAAGAAATTCATTCGTCGCAGATCGCGCTGGGGAAagtggaaaagaaagcgaacagCCCGGGTCTCAGCTGTGGAGTCAGGAAAGCCTGTCGACTTCCGCGAGCTCCGACACTTTTCTTGAGGGCTCCCACGTCAGCGCACCGAAGGCAGATGTCCCGCCTTTGCCGAGGCCCGACACGGCTTGGCTCCAGGCGGCCGGCGCCCAAGGCTCCACGGAAGCCGccacaaaggagacagccttcctggggagaggagacaagaatAGCGGCGAAGCACGGAAAGGTGGAACCGACACACGAGACACGCCAGATACGCAGGACGCAGAAACCTACCAAGGTGTTCCCCACGTGTGCCTCGTTGTGGCCGATGGAGGCTTCCACCTAG CAATCGATGAGAAGACGGGACGCCACATCGAGAACTACCAGGAACTCCTGTGtgcgcggcttctcctctcggaGTTGCTCTTCGCCCTGATGCTGCTCGAGGAGGGCGGCAACTTCGTCTGCAAGATCTTCGACACCTTCACGCATTTCACG GCGAGTCTGGTGTACATTGTCGCGCGGCTCTTTGAGGACTGCGCCATCATCAAGCCTATCCGCAGTCGAGCCGCCAACAGCGAAAG ATACCTGGTGGGCTTACGCCTCAAGCGCAGGTCGTCGGCCGAGTTTCGAAGTCTATTTGACGTTGTTCGAAGCGTTCACGGTATGTGGGAAAGGCACGGGGAAGTTCGCGAGAAACTGGCGGAAGACGAATCTCCCGACTCCCTTGTTCCAGTCGACGTTCTCACGTCAG ATGAAGCCTTCGTTGAGAGCCTGGGAAACGCCTGCCGCTTCCTTTGCAAGAAGCAGACGTTGGCCCTCGATCTTATTTATCGCAAG TATGTGGAGCTCAAAGCGTCTCTGCAAATTTCGGCAGTCCTCAAACCGAGCGCGGACGGGCTGTTCCGCCTGCCGCgtctcgtcgcttctcgtcgCCCGCCGCTGCCTTTCTCCGGGGGCTCGACTGGGAGTGGGGAGCCTGCCTCGCGGAATCCGCGCGAGTGCCCAAGTGAAAaatctgtctcttcggccCAGGTGGCGGTTCGCTGGGGCAGCGCCCCCTCGCAGACGGCGCACAGCCCTTGCGCTGGCGGgtctctcgtcgcttcttcggAGGGCCTTGGAGGTGCTTTCGCGTGGTGGGGTGGTCAGCCGCAGAACTCGGGAGATTCGGGCCGGGAGTCGGGACAACGCGGCGTGCCTTCGGGCGTTTGGAGAACGCAAAAATCGCGTGCGTGCGCGGAAGCGTTTGAGAGCTGGGAGACCCCCAGGGACCGACGAGAAGGCCTTCTGTCGAGGCCTGAGGGGTGGCTGGGGCATGAGTCTTCCGGGGGCTCGCGCTGGCGATCGTCGCCTGTGGGGTGTTgcagcggggaagagacagacagagagtcGAGCTCAGGagcaggcgaggacgcggacgCATGCGCATACGCAGACGTGCGCTCGGCCTCTAGACGTGGCGCACACgtgaaggaagaagagagcagcaCATCAGGTGGATCGGCGAGCGCGGTGTCGGGGGgtgcgcgagaggcagaagcaggaaaggaagccgaggaagggaaaatgAAAACGCCGGAGGAGCTCTACGAAGAACGCATGAAGCAGCTTCAGAGTCACCACGAACGGCGATTGCGGCACAAAGCAGGATTGGCCTCCAGTGGACGAAGAGGTGGAAGGAAcgggccgagagaggcgccgagagaaTCGCGAGATCTCCCGCCGTTCAACTGTCAGGGGCAAAGCAGTTGCTTTGCGGAGTTCCCAGGCAACTCGTTGGAAGCAAACCtgttgtctcttccctttgcAAAAGGAGGTGCTCTTCACAATCCGATCTCTGCGCCGGCACAGCGCGGCGTGAGGACGGGAGGGGAAGGGGTGGAGGAACGCAAAGAGGCCGGTGCTCACTTTGGTAGTTTTCAGCGGCAATCTGGGACCAGGCGCTCCCCTGGTTCGCCCTTGGTCGCGATGCACAGCGAGGAGCTGTGTCCTCCTGTGGGCTCCAGTGAAGGTGGTGTCAGCCGGACGGGAGGAAGTGTTTTCGTGGACGGGTCACCGAAACAAGAGACAGATTTGTTTTCTCACCCTTTCcaggcttcctcttctcttcagccTCAGTTCTCAGCACGTCCACTTGGGATACCTCAGTTGCATGCTCACCGTCCGAACCCTGAAACGATGGCATCCTCTGTGGCGAACCTTCTTTCTGCGTACGGTTCcgggtcttcttccccgttgcAGGGTCAGGCGCccgttgcctcttcttcagagAGCCGGCAGAGTCTGCCTGCGAcgctcttcgctccctcggcttctctgaCAATCAGTTCCGCCCAGTTGCCTCATACATTTCCAGTGAATCTCGCCGCTGCACTTCTCACGCGCGCACCTGTCCCAGAAGGCAAGATATGTGCACCAAGCTGTAGTCCTTCTGACGGGCAATGCAATCCAGCAGCGGCGCATGGCTTGGCGCAAGGCCCTTTTCCGGATTTGGAAATGGATGCAGCCAAGGACGGCACTGCGGTCACGCGTAATCATTTCAGGAGTCCCAGTGCGGCTGCAAATCTGGCGGCACAGATCCTAATGACGCCGAAGCGACAGCCTGAAGCCGCAGCGGGgcgggagacagcaaaggcGAATTCTGGGCAGatgcacgcatgcgcgccgTGTCAAGGGAACGTGCTTGCAGAGAATACTGTGGTGCAAGGCCTCGCGGGCATaacaggacagagagggcTCTGCGGTGGTATTAGCGACCGTGAAGCTTCAgatgagaaggaagcgagaggacgagccGCGCAGGATGCACACGGCATGCAGCAATCGCCGGAACCTGTCAAAGTCTCCCCTGGGGGAGTTGACTATCGAACCCAAGTCCAGCTGCTTCTCGAGCACAGCCGGCTGCTCCTGGGGGACGGAGGAGGTTTCAAGCCgtcggctgcagcggcgttCAAAAGTAATAATCGATTTAATTCTCTGACAGGTATCGAAACCCCGgggcctcttctcgccttccacgATCCGCCCTCTGAAGCTTTATCGCCTTTCATTCAGTCGACTTCCGG ggagagggaaggagggaaagcTGGGGCGGCCCAGCAGGACAGAGCCATCCCGAGCAAGATCGCGGAGACAATTGCGCAGAAGGCTCCGGTGAgaccagaagaagcgagcgccGGGGGGCCGGCTCCGAGCGAAGCGGCAAGCGGGGAGgtggcgaggaaagcagagTTCTccggggagaagaacagcgcGAATTCCTTGGTGATGAAAATTTTTCGTGTGGAAACGAGACGCGCCGAACAGACGGGACGCATGGTCAcgcagcagcgagagggggaagggggaaaagagggggGAATCGTCAAGGCGGTAGAGGAAAGGGGGGAAGGGGTAGACGAGGCGGTCTTTGGGAAATGA
- a CDS encoding dsptp1 protein, related, translating to MDIPLSSSGPFTLRPLWLDLAGASLSEVKGLWVFLPYTSPLSLNGSRVSKYSHSLFPRSLLPTMSSTQRLSCAGEGSTAGLSPSSNIFVDESAETVCRLVLGRPAKIYTPERIPAGLGVSATSVPKCPTDVYPPGMVPTTTKGNLFVGSLKHALDENLLRKFDVKLVVTVAWPYGSWPLQQRTLYSRLGIGHINHPLLDSPSQALDFARLSLERIHSYLSKGATVLVHCEKGISRSVSLCIAYLIVYDGHTTSSALEAIRKYRPIARPNAGFLVQLRRLEDARQKVAASHQTSSAPLSRRPSSRVDWPQFHCFPIFPFPCRPECSWDGTKEERVVLLRQGKRGNVWENGERTGREWTRGVYGVNVDGSNGRE from the exons ATGGATATaccgctttcttcctcgggaCCATTTACCCTTCGCCCGCTCTGGTTGGACCTCGCTGGAGCGAGCCTATCAGAGGTTAAGGGGTTGTGGGTCTTTCTGCCGTACACTTCTCCATTATCGCTTAACGGCTCTCGCGTTTCAAAATATTCGCACTCGTTAtttccccgctctctgctcCCCACCATGTCGTCAACACAACGGCTTTCTTGTGCCGGTGAAGGCTCGACAGCAGGATTATCTCCGTCGTCGAACATATTTGTGGATGAGAGTGCGGAAACGGTGTGCCGTTTGGTCTTGGGGAGGCCGGCGAAGATTTATACTCCGGAACGAATACCGGCAGGGTTGGGCGTTTCTGCCACTAGCGTACCGAAGTGTCCTACAGACGTCTATCCCCCCGGCATGGTGCCCACTACGACGAAAGGGAACCTTTTTGTGGGGTCTTTGAAGCACGCACTAGACGAGAACCTTCTGCGGAAATTCGATGTGAAACTGGTGGTTACAGTCGCATGGCCGTACGGGAGTTGGCCGCTTCAGCAGCGCACGCTTTATTCTCGTCTTGGGATCGGCCACATCAACCACCCTCTCTTGGATTCTCCGTCCCAG GCACTGGACTTTGCACGACTTTCGCTGGAACGTATTCACTCGTACCTCTCCAA GGGAGCGACAGTGCTCGTTCATTGTGAAAAGGGCATCTCccggtctgtctctctctgcata GCATATCTCATCGTTTATGATGGGCACACAACAAGCTCCGCATTGGAAGCAATTCGTAAATATCGCCCCATTGCACGGCCTAATGCCGGCTTCCTTGTACAACTTCGGCGACTCGAAGACGCTCGCCAAAAGGTGGCAGCGTCTCACCAAACCAGCTCCGCTCCGTTGTCGAGGCGCCCCTCCTCAAGAGTCG ACTGGCCTCAGTTTCACTGCTTCCCCATCTTCCCCTTCCCCTGTCGGCCTGAATGTTCCTGGGACGGAACCAAGGAGGAGCGTGTGGTGCTACTTCGtcagggaaagagaggaaatgtGTGGGAGAACGGAGAACGTACAGGGAGAGAGTGGACTAGGGGTGTATATGGAGTGAACGTCGATGGTAGCAACGGGAGAGAATGA